TGGATGAAGCTATTAGAAGACCATTCCTGAAAAGATTTTCTGGCTTCCACTTCCACGCCCAGGCTGTTGGCAAAGTCTCCGTTGGCGAAGGTGAGGTTGCGGCCTGCGCCGGTTTCTATGCGAGTCTCAATGGGGTCTATGAAATGCTTGTAGAACACACCCACAGAAAGCAGCTCATTGGCGGTGGGGTAGAACTCATAGCGCAGGTCTGCATTGTGCACCATGGCTGTCTTTAAGTCTGGATTACCGCGCACCGAGGCATTCTCATTGAAGTCATAGAAGCTGAAACGGGCCTGCTCCCTGAACTCTGGTCTATTCACGGTCATGCCATATGCAAGCCGCACCAGAGACCTGATGCTGAAATTGTAGGTGGTGTTCAGGGAAGGAAGAATGTACAGCTTTTTCTGGTCCACGTTAGAAGGCCCGGCTTGGTCTGCGGTCTTCACTTTCCTCATGTTGTACTCGGCGCGCACGCCGCCATAAAAGTTGACCCGGTCAAAAAACGTCTTGGAAAAGGCAAGGTAACCGGCGCCCAGCGTGTTGGCCGCTTGGTACTTGTCAGCAATGGACGTGCTTTCATCAAAGAGTAAACCCGTGGAGGTGTTCAAATTCTCTGGCCTGAAGATTTGGTGCAGGGGAAGGTTGAGAATGGCTTCGTCTGTGCGGCCACCGTCAATACCGGCATTGCGCTTATAGGTAAGCGTGCGGGCTTTGAAACCACGGTCTTTTCGTTCCACATAAAAACCAGCTTTGAACTTGGGAGCCGTCTCCAGGTCCGCTGAGTCGGTGGCTTGGAAGAGGTGCTGGAATTGTCCTTCCGCTATAAAGGCGGTTTCGTCTAAGTGAGAGAAGAAGCGCCCGGCGTCATAGGGGGTGGAGTTGGTAGAAATCTGCACTTTGTAGGGTGCCTCTGAGCCGGCATCCCGCTGGGTGCGGACGCGTCTCAGGTCTGGCTCTTGCCTGTTCAGGAAATTGAAGCCGGTGGTCCAGGTATAGGTGTTCAGCTGGTTCTGGCTGGTGTGCGTGCCTTGCAACTGGCCTGTGTAAATGGTGCGGCTCTCATAGCGCAGGGCAAAGTTCTGCTCTTCCTGGGTGGTGCCGGTCTCCATGTTCAAGCCTTCGCGCACGGTGGCCTCATTGATGCCAATCTGGTTGAACAGGTTCCTGAACTCAAGCTTGTTGTTTTCATTCAGTCTAAGGCTGAAGTTCTGCAAAGCGCCCAGGCGCACGGTGTTGCTGGACACGGCATCTTGGTAAGCCCAGTTGGTTTCAACGGCCTGGCCGGTGCGGGCCTCCTGGTAATCCCAGCGCGAGATGTTCTGGAACTGGCGGGTATTGGAGTACGTGAGCGCAGACACGCTGGAGAGTTTAAAGTCGGCTAGGTCTATGAGTCTGTTCAGGCCCAGGTTAAACCGCATGTCTGGCGAAGCCGTGGTGTTTTCTGGCGTCCAGACGTTGCGGAGCCCCAGTTGCTGGCCGTATTGCGCTTTGGTGGTATAAGGCAGGCTCTGGAATTGGCTTGTAGCCGGAAGCCCGCCGGGTAAACTGCGCTTGCCACTTCCCAGTCCCCAGAAATCCAGGGGGCTGCCTTTGTCTGTCTGAAAGTCCTGAAACGTGGTGCCGTTTCTAAAGGAAGTGGAGAAGTTAAAGCTGGTGCTGTTTTCACTCACCGTATTCTTGGTGCCTACCTTGATAGCCCCACCAGCAAAATCACCGGGTAATTCGGGGGCCGGAGACTTATAGATCAGGATTCTGTCTATGACGCTGGTGGGCAATACATCAAAGGAAAAGGCTCTTACGTCTACTTCAGAGCTGGGGGTGAGCGCGTTGTTCAACAACACTGAATTGTAGCGCTCACTTAAACCACGCACAATGATAAAGCGGTTGTCCTGGATGGTCACTCCCGGAATTCTGCGCACGGCCTCGGCGGCATCTCTGTCCTGCGCCTTTACAATCTGCTCACTAGACATGCCGCTCACCACTACTTCGCTCTGTCTTAAGTCTTTGATGAGCGCCATCTCTGAGTTGGTCTGCCGTTCTACCACCACCGTTACCTCCTGCAGGCTCTTGGAGTCTTCTGCCATGCTAATAGTTAAGGGAGTGGTCTGGCCTGCCATGATGGTAAGATTGCCTTGCGTGAAAGGGGTATAGGAAACGTAGGTGGCGGTAATGCTGTACACGCCGGCCTTTAACGGAAGCGTGAAATTGCCCTCGGCGTCTGTAGGGGTGGCTACGCTGGAACCAGTTACAGCAACCACGGCACCAATCAGAGGCTCGCCGGTCTTGGCATCCTGCACTTTGCCGGTTAGTGTGCCTTGTTGCGCAACGGCCACCCAGGCGGTGTTGAGAAGGAGGAGGGTGAGTAGAAATGTTCTCATGGCATCTTGATGATTAGTCTCGATGCAAAACTAGAGAGAGGGGTTTACCTGAAGATTAAGGGCCTATTATGCTATTGTTAAAAGCACTCTTCCAGTATTAAGGAACCGTTACCAAAACCTTTCCCAGAACAGGAGCGCCTCGTTTTTGGCCTGTTTTCTGGGAAACAGGCCAAAAACGGGAGAATTGTTGATCGTCCATTGTTGATTGATTTTATCTGCTGATGTAAACACCCCCCCTTCGCCCCCCTCAAGGGGGGAATCTTCGTTTACCAAAGGCTTCTACTAAACGCACCGATTCCAGTCTTTCCGGCGAGTCGCCTAAGCAGGTTGCCGCCTCAGGTTGGAACGGCGATCACCACAAGGTAGAAGCAGCTTGACCACCAAAGGAGCATCTCCGCAGAAGAGGCAAGCTGGTACAGCGCGAGGAGGGAAGACGGGGCCCCGCGGCCGCGAGCGCTTAGCGGAGACAATACAACAAGGAAGCATAAGGGCACCGGAGCAAGCGGCATTGCTCGGGGATAGCCAACGGAGGCGCACGGCAGAAAAGCATTATGAGTCGAATAAGCGGCATATGGCACCGGAAGAAAGAACCTGCTCAGGAATAGCCAACGGAAAAGCAAGTCACGGATTTAACATTCACACCATAGAAAGGCATGAGCCTCTAAAGAAAGTAACGGCAGTTGAAAAGCAGCAGATAGTCGTTGGTAAGAACACCAACAACGGCAGCAAAAAACAAAAAAGGCAACTAGCCATTGGCCATCAACCATCATCCACCTCCATTTTTACTCTGCTTTCCCGAAAGTAACCTTGAAAACAACCCAACCCCTCGGGATTAATGACAGAAATCATCTTGCGCCATGGTTTTGTGTTGTACCTTTGCTCCAAAGAAGAAAAACGTGCTCCTGAAAGAGGTTATCTACTTGATGCAAAAGGATTTTGTGCTGGAATGGCGGCAGAAGTATGCGTTCAATGGCATGCTGTTGTACGTGGGCAGCACTGTTTTCATCTGTTACCTCAGTTTCAGTCTGCAGTTTGGAGGCTTGCAGGTGCCGGTCTGGAACGCCTTGTACTGGGTGATTCTGCTGTTCACCGCCGTGAACGCCATCGCCAAAGGGTTTGCCCAGGAGAGCAGGGGCCGCTTACTCTATTATTACAGCGTGGTGAGTCCGCAGGGCGTGATTCTGGCCAAGATAGTGTACAATACGGCGCTCATGCTGGTGCTGGCGTTGTTGTGCTTTGTGTTTTACGCGGTAGTCATAGGCAACCCGGTGCAAGACATGGCTATGTTTCTGGCGGCCATTGTGCTGGGAGCGGTGGGGTTTGCCACGTCCCTGACCATGATTTCTGCCATTGCGGCCAAAGCAGCGAACACGGGCACGCTCATGGCGGTTTTGAGTTTCCCGGTGATGGTGCCCATGCTGCTCATGCTGATTAGAATGTCTAAAAACGCCATTGACGGACTAGACCGCTCCCTGAGTGTGGATGAGGCCGTGACCGTGTTGGCCATTAATATGATTGTTGTCACTGTTTCCTATATCCTGTTCCCCTATTTGTGGCGCAGCTGAGGAACGGTTTAAGTAAAGAAGAATGAAACTAACCTGGTGGAAGTGGCTGACCGTAGCCTTGCTCCTGTATACGGTGATTGGGGGCCTGCTCAGCGATGTGCCCAGACTGGCCATCCTCAATGAGACCATCCGTA
The nucleotide sequence above comes from Nibribacter ruber. Encoded proteins:
- a CDS encoding TonB-dependent receptor encodes the protein MRTFLLTLLLLNTAWVAVAQQGTLTGKVQDAKTGEPLIGAVVAVTGSSVATPTDAEGNFTLPLKAGVYSITATYVSYTPFTQGNLTIMAGQTTPLTISMAEDSKSLQEVTVVVERQTNSEMALIKDLRQSEVVVSGMSSEQIVKAQDRDAAEAVRRIPGVTIQDNRFIIVRGLSERYNSVLLNNALTPSSEVDVRAFSFDVLPTSVIDRILIYKSPAPELPGDFAGGAIKVGTKNTVSENSTSFNFSTSFRNGTTFQDFQTDKGSPLDFWGLGSGKRSLPGGLPATSQFQSLPYTTKAQYGQQLGLRNVWTPENTTASPDMRFNLGLNRLIDLADFKLSSVSALTYSNTRQFQNISRWDYQEARTGQAVETNWAYQDAVSSNTVRLGALQNFSLRLNENNKLEFRNLFNQIGINEATVREGLNMETGTTQEEQNFALRYESRTIYTGQLQGTHTSQNQLNTYTWTTGFNFLNRQEPDLRRVRTQRDAGSEAPYKVQISTNSTPYDAGRFFSHLDETAFIAEGQFQHLFQATDSADLETAPKFKAGFYVERKDRGFKARTLTYKRNAGIDGGRTDEAILNLPLHQIFRPENLNTSTGLLFDESTSIADKYQAANTLGAGYLAFSKTFFDRVNFYGGVRAEYNMRKVKTADQAGPSNVDQKKLYILPSLNTTYNFSIRSLVRLAYGMTVNRPEFREQARFSFYDFNENASVRGNPDLKTAMVHNADLRYEFYPTANELLSVGVFYKHFIDPIETRIETGAGRNLTFANGDFANSLGVEVEARKSFQEWSSNSFIQGHSLVLNASVIHSEVNLGDGATQAERKRPMMGQSPYIVNTGLYYQNEETGWQYSLLYNVLGERIYRVGNDENPSIYEMPRHVLDFTLTKNFKNGLQVKAGIQDLLNQKYKFVEDTDQDGHVEKTDLTSRTYTRGMYTTLGLGYTF
- a CDS encoding heme exporter protein CcmB: MQKDFVLEWRQKYAFNGMLLYVGSTVFICYLSFSLQFGGLQVPVWNALYWVILLFTAVNAIAKGFAQESRGRLLYYYSVVSPQGVILAKIVYNTALMLVLALLCFVFYAVVIGNPVQDMAMFLAAIVLGAVGFATSLTMISAIAAKAANTGTLMAVLSFPVMVPMLLMLIRMSKNAIDGLDRSLSVDEAVTVLAINMIVVTVSYILFPYLWRS